A window of Pseudomonas mucidolens contains these coding sequences:
- a CDS encoding substrate-binding domain-containing protein, which yields MFKRNVLAVSMTLATLCSAQAAFADVNGGGATLPQPLYQTAGVLTAGFAPYIGVGSGNGKAAFLNNDYTKFVAGVTNKNVHWAGSDSKLSAVELSNYASAHNAAWGKLIQVPSVATSVAIPFNKTGSNAVNLTVDQLCGVFSGRLTNWNQITNSGRTGTITVVYRKGNSGTTELFTRFLNAKCSVAQEGGTFAVTQAFDTSFSGGLPAGAINPLQQGALDTSEGVMTTLNAAQGRITYMSPDYAATTLEGLDDATKVARVAGVSPAPANVSTAIGAVTPPVVANRANQNAWVPVFAATANPADPSVVPYPTTGYPILGFTNLIFSQCYADAGQTSQVRTFFTRHYGSSALTNNDNAIRNNRFVPLPANWKTAIRDTFLTATNGLSIGKSDVCNGIGRPL from the coding sequence ATGTTTAAGCGCAACGTTCTCGCGGTATCCATGACCCTCGCGACCCTCTGCTCGGCCCAGGCTGCATTCGCTGATGTCAACGGCGGCGGTGCGACCCTGCCACAGCCGCTGTATCAGACTGCCGGTGTGTTGACTGCCGGTTTTGCGCCCTACATCGGTGTCGGCAGCGGCAACGGTAAAGCGGCCTTCCTGAACAACGACTACACCAAGTTCGTGGCCGGCGTCACCAACAAGAATGTACATTGGGCCGGTAGCGATTCGAAGCTCTCCGCCGTCGAGCTGAGCAACTACGCCAGCGCCCATAACGCCGCTTGGGGCAAGTTGATCCAGGTTCCTTCGGTGGCCACTTCGGTTGCCATTCCGTTCAACAAGACCGGCTCCAATGCAGTCAACCTCACGGTTGACCAACTGTGCGGCGTGTTCTCGGGTCGCTTGACCAACTGGAACCAGATCACCAACTCCGGTCGTACCGGTACCATCACCGTGGTTTATCGCAAAGGCAACAGCGGCACCACCGAGTTGTTCACGCGCTTCCTGAACGCCAAGTGCAGCGTGGCCCAGGAAGGCGGTACCTTTGCCGTGACCCAGGCTTTCGACACCAGCTTCTCCGGTGGTTTGCCGGCTGGCGCAATCAACCCGCTGCAACAAGGCGCGCTGGATACCAGTGAAGGTGTGATGACTACGCTCAACGCCGCCCAAGGTCGTATCACCTACATGAGCCCGGACTACGCGGCGACCACGCTGGAAGGTCTGGATGACGCCACCAAAGTGGCCCGGGTCGCTGGCGTTTCGCCTGCTCCGGCCAACGTATCCACCGCGATCGGCGCCGTCACTCCGCCAGTCGTTGCCAACCGTGCCAACCAGAACGCCTGGGTTCCGGTATTCGCGGCTACCGCCAACCCTGCCGATCCAAGCGTGGTGCCTTACCCAACCACCGGTTATCCGATCCTGGGCTTTACCAACCTGATCTTCAGCCAGTGCTACGCCGATGCAGGCCAGACCTCGCAAGTGCGTACGTTCTTCACTCGTCACTACGGTTCGAGCGCGTTGACCAACAACGACAATGCGATTCGCAACAACCGTTTCGTGCCGCTGCCAGCCAACTGGAAAACCGCTATTCGTGACACCTTCCTCACTGCGACCAACGGCCTGAGCATCGGCAAGTCCGACGTCTGCAACGGCATTGGTCGTCCGCTGTAA
- the gspD gene encoding type II secretion system secretin GspD, protein MKWSFAPSAPFRLVAPLLWLALSACSNTQSPTQLLVDSELGQPLADTRRSGDALLDRQREVVQRSRVQHPVTSKARGHAGTPAKAPNLLGDQPVQLNFVEADIQAVVRALSRATGQQFLVDPRVKGNLTLVSEGQVPAHQAYDMLLAALRMQGFSVVDVGGVAQVVPEADAKLLGGPIYNAANPSGNGMQTRTFRLQYENAVNLIPVLRPIVSPNNPINAYPGNNSIVITDYAENLERVAQIIDGIDTPSAIDTDVVPVQNGIAVDIAALVAELLETQGGDQTQKINVLGDPRSNSIIIRAGSPERTELARNLIHKLDNAQSNPSNMHVVYLRNAQAGKLAQSLRGLLTGESESGVSDNARSKLSTMGAPGAGAQGASQNSSGTPTGNGVQPAGYGQDSNSGASNASNDQDTAFSAGGVTIQADATTNTLLISAPEPLYRNLREVIDMLDQRRAQVVIESLIVEVAEDDASEFGVQWQAGNLGGKGGFGGVNLGGSGLNAAPASKTSIDVLPKGLNIGLVDGTVDIPGIGKVLDLKVLARALKSKGGTNVLSTPNLLTLDNEAASIFVGQTIPFVTGSYVTGGGGTSNNPFQTVQREEVGLKLNVRPQISEGGTVKLDIYQEVSSVDARASGDAGTVTNKRAIDTSILLDDGQIMVLGGLLQDGYTQSNDAVPWLSDIPGLGALFRNEARSVSKTNLMVFLRPYIIRDSEAGRSITLNRYDFMRRAQGGLQPERSWAMPDVQAPQLPSVEKAIPGTGQMPRAVIRAVPVQGSGAQ, encoded by the coding sequence ATGAAGTGGTCATTCGCGCCCTCCGCGCCGTTTCGTTTAGTTGCACCCTTGCTGTGGCTGGCACTCAGTGCCTGCAGCAACACTCAGTCACCGACGCAGTTGCTGGTGGACAGTGAGCTCGGCCAGCCTTTGGCGGATACACGTCGCAGTGGCGATGCGCTGCTGGACCGGCAGCGTGAGGTCGTCCAACGGTCTCGGGTGCAGCACCCGGTGACCAGCAAGGCGCGCGGCCACGCCGGAACGCCTGCCAAAGCGCCCAACCTGTTAGGTGATCAGCCGGTGCAACTGAATTTCGTCGAGGCCGATATCCAGGCAGTGGTGCGTGCCTTGTCGCGTGCTACCGGTCAACAGTTTCTGGTGGACCCCAGGGTAAAAGGCAACTTGACCTTGGTCAGTGAAGGCCAGGTCCCGGCGCATCAAGCCTATGACATGTTGCTGGCGGCGCTACGCATGCAGGGCTTCAGCGTGGTGGATGTCGGTGGCGTCGCACAGGTGGTGCCGGAGGCGGATGCCAAATTGCTCGGTGGGCCGATCTACAACGCGGCCAACCCCAGCGGCAATGGCATGCAGACCCGCACCTTCCGCCTGCAATACGAAAATGCGGTGAACCTGATCCCGGTGCTGCGTCCGATTGTTTCACCCAACAACCCGATCAATGCCTACCCCGGCAACAACAGCATCGTTATCACCGACTATGCGGAAAACCTTGAGCGGGTAGCGCAGATCATCGATGGCATCGACACCCCCAGCGCCATCGACACCGATGTGGTGCCGGTGCAAAACGGCATTGCGGTGGACATCGCGGCGTTGGTTGCCGAGCTGTTGGAAACCCAAGGCGGCGATCAGACCCAGAAGATCAATGTGCTCGGCGATCCGCGCTCCAACTCGATCATCATCCGCGCCGGCAGCCCCGAGCGCACGGAGCTGGCGCGTAACCTGATCCACAAGCTCGACAACGCCCAGAGCAACCCTAGCAACATGCATGTGGTGTACTTGCGCAACGCCCAGGCCGGCAAGCTGGCCCAGTCGTTGCGGGGGTTGCTCACGGGCGAAAGCGAGAGCGGTGTCAGTGACAATGCGCGCTCCAAATTGAGCACCATGGGCGCGCCTGGCGCCGGCGCGCAAGGCGCCTCCCAAAACAGCAGTGGCACGCCCACCGGTAACGGCGTACAGCCCGCAGGATATGGCCAGGACAGCAACAGTGGTGCGAGCAATGCGAGCAACGACCAGGATACGGCCTTCAGCGCCGGTGGTGTGACCATCCAGGCGGACGCCACCACCAACACCTTGCTGATTTCCGCGCCGGAACCGCTGTATCGCAACCTGCGGGAAGTCATCGACATGCTTGACCAGCGTCGGGCCCAGGTGGTGATTGAAAGCCTGATCGTCGAAGTGGCGGAGGACGATGCCAGTGAGTTCGGTGTGCAGTGGCAGGCGGGTAATCTGGGTGGCAAGGGTGGTTTTGGCGGCGTCAACCTTGGTGGTAGCGGCCTGAATGCCGCGCCTGCCAGCAAGACCAGTATCGATGTGCTGCCCAAAGGCCTGAATATCGGCCTGGTGGATGGCACGGTAGACATTCCGGGCATCGGCAAGGTGCTGGACCTCAAGGTGCTGGCGCGGGCGTTGAAGAGCAAAGGCGGGACCAACGTCTTGTCCACGCCGAACCTGCTGACCCTGGACAACGAAGCCGCAAGCATTTTTGTCGGGCAGACCATTCCCTTCGTCACCGGCAGCTATGTGACAGGCGGCGGGGGCACCAGCAACAATCCATTCCAGACGGTGCAGCGTGAAGAAGTCGGGCTCAAGCTCAACGTGCGCCCGCAGATTTCCGAGGGCGGCACAGTGAAGCTGGATATTTACCAGGAGGTCAGCAGCGTCGATGCGCGGGCTTCGGGAGATGCGGGAACGGTGACCAACAAGCGGGCAATTGATACCAGCATCCTGCTGGATGATGGGCAGATCATGGTGCTGGGCGGGCTGTTGCAGGACGGTTACACCCAGAGCAATGACGCGGTGCCGTGGTTGTCGGATATTCCGGGGTTGGGGGCGTTGTTCAGGAATGAGGCGCGCAGTGTGAGCAAGACTAACCTGATGGTGTTTCTGCGGCCTTACATCATCCGCGACAGTGAGGCAGGGCGCAGTATTACGCTTAATCGCTATGACTTTATGCGCCGCGCCCAGGGTGGACTGCAACCGGAGCGCAGCTGGGCGATGCCGGATGTGCAGGCGCCGCAGCTGCCTTCGGTGGAAAAGGCGATTCCCGGGACGGGCCAGATGCCGAGGGCGGTGATTCGGGCGGTGCCGGTGCAGGGGAGTGGGGCGCAGTGA
- the gspF gene encoding type II secretion system inner membrane protein GspF, translating into MNRYRYEAANASGKLESGHLEADSQSAAFASLRSRGLTALLVQVEGNPNAVAGGSLFSAKLSDNDLAWATRQLASLLGASLPLEAALSATVEQAEKKHIAQTLSGVRADVRGGMRLADALAARPRDFPSIYRALIAAGEESGDLAQVMERLADYIEERNNLRGKILTAFIYPGVVGLVSIGIVIFLLSYVVPQVVSAFSQARQDLPGLTLAMLNASDFIRAWGGLCFAALLGGFWGWRLYLRNPEARLSWHARVLRLPLIGRFVLGLNTARFASTLAILGGAGVPLLRALEAARQTLSNDRLSQSVSDATAKVREGVNLAPALAVEKVFPPVLIHLIASGEKTGSLPPMLERAAQTLSRDIERRAMGMTALLEPLMIVVMGAVVLVIVMAILLPIIEINQLVT; encoded by the coding sequence ATGAATCGCTATCGCTATGAAGCCGCCAATGCCAGCGGCAAGCTGGAATCCGGGCACCTGGAGGCGGATAGCCAGAGCGCGGCTTTTGCCAGTTTGCGCAGTCGTGGCCTGACGGCGTTGCTGGTGCAAGTCGAAGGCAACCCGAACGCGGTGGCCGGCGGCAGTCTGTTCAGTGCCAAGCTGTCGGACAACGACCTGGCCTGGGCCACGCGGCAGTTGGCGAGCCTGCTGGGTGCCAGCCTGCCGTTGGAGGCGGCCTTGAGTGCCACCGTCGAACAAGCCGAAAAAAAACACATTGCCCAGACCTTGAGCGGCGTGCGCGCCGATGTGCGCGGTGGCATGCGCCTGGCCGATGCGCTGGCGGCTCGGCCGCGAGACTTTCCGTCGATCTACCGGGCGCTGATCGCGGCGGGGGAGGAGTCCGGCGACCTGGCCCAGGTCATGGAGCGCCTGGCGGACTACATCGAAGAGCGCAATAACCTGCGAGGCAAGATCCTGACCGCGTTTATCTATCCGGGGGTGGTGGGGCTGGTGTCGATCGGCATTGTGATTTTTCTGTTGAGCTACGTCGTACCACAGGTGGTCAGCGCCTTTTCCCAGGCGCGCCAGGATCTGCCGGGACTGACCCTGGCGATGCTCAATGCCAGCGATTTCATTCGTGCCTGGGGCGGGTTGTGCTTTGCCGCGTTACTGGGGGGCTTCTGGGGTTGGCGCCTGTACTTGCGCAACCCCGAGGCGCGCTTGAGCTGGCATGCCCGGGTGCTGCGCCTGCCGTTGATCGGGCGTTTTGTATTGGGGCTCAACACCGCACGTTTCGCCTCGACCCTGGCCATCCTCGGAGGGGCCGGCGTGCCGCTGCTGCGCGCCCTGGAAGCGGCGCGTCAGACCCTGTCCAACGACCGCCTGAGCCAGAGTGTCAGCGATGCCACCGCCAAAGTCCGCGAAGGGGTCAACCTGGCACCGGCGCTGGCGGTGGAGAAAGTCTTCCCGCCGGTACTGATCCACCTGATCGCCAGCGGCGAAAAAACCGGCTCCTTGCCACCGATGCTTGAGCGCGCCGCGCAAACCCTGTCGCGAGATATCGAGCGCCGCGCCATGGGCATGACCGCCTTGCTCGAACCGCTGATGATCGTGGTGATGGGTGCCGTGGTGCTGGTGATTGTGATGGCGATACTGTTGCCGATTATCGAAATCAACCAACTGGTCACTTAG
- the gspE gene encoding type II secretion system ATPase GspE, which yields MSLLPYAWAKSQRILLHPGQEGRTLTICPSTPGWSISEVVRQFGEARIEQVRDDELDGLLAGAYADTGSAAAVVGAAENEVDLDRLMQDIPEITDLLDTQDGAPVIRMINALLTQAARDEASDIHIEPFETHSVVRYRVDGTLRDVVSPRKALHGALVSRIKIMAQLDIAEKRLPQDGRIALRVAGRPIDIRVSTVPTGHGERVVMRLLDKQAGRLQLETLGMDPQLLARLDSLIRQPHGIVLVTGPTGSGKTTSLYAALARLDASTSNILTVEDPVEYDLPGISQIQVNAKIDMTFALALRAILRQDPDIIMIGEIRDLETAQIAVQASLTGHLVLATLHTNDAVSAVNRLIDMGVEPFLLASSLLGVLAQRLVRRLCPHCKQQDPAAPGTWRPVGCKQCNQVGYSGRTGIHELFCIDDNLRGLIHQGAGEQDLRVAARHAGMFSLREDGERWVRSGATSPEEILRVTRDA from the coding sequence ATGAGCCTGCTCCCCTACGCCTGGGCCAAATCCCAGCGCATCCTCCTGCACCCCGGCCAGGAAGGCCGTACCCTGACCATCTGTCCCTCCACTCCCGGTTGGTCCATCAGCGAAGTTGTTCGCCAATTTGGTGAAGCGCGCATCGAACAGGTGCGCGACGACGAACTCGACGGCCTCCTGGCCGGTGCCTACGCCGACACCGGCAGCGCCGCCGCCGTCGTCGGCGCCGCGGAAAACGAAGTCGACCTCGACCGTCTGATGCAAGACATCCCCGAAATCACCGACCTGCTCGACACCCAGGACGGCGCCCCGGTGATCCGTATGATCAACGCCTTGCTTACCCAGGCCGCGCGCGACGAAGCCAGCGATATCCATATCGAACCCTTTGAAACGCATTCCGTGGTGCGCTATCGGGTCGATGGCACGCTGCGCGATGTGGTGTCGCCGCGCAAAGCCTTGCATGGCGCGCTGGTGTCGCGGATCAAAATCATGGCCCAGCTCGACATCGCCGAAAAGCGCCTGCCTCAGGACGGCCGTATCGCTCTGCGAGTCGCCGGCCGGCCGATTGATATTCGCGTCTCCACGGTGCCCACCGGCCACGGCGAACGGGTGGTGATGCGTCTGCTCGACAAGCAGGCCGGACGCCTGCAACTGGAAACCCTGGGCATGGACCCGCAACTGCTGGCGCGTCTCGACAGCCTGATCCGCCAGCCCCACGGTATCGTCCTGGTCACCGGGCCCACCGGCAGCGGCAAGACCACCAGCCTCTACGCGGCCCTGGCGCGATTGGATGCGAGTACCAGCAATATCCTCACCGTGGAGGACCCGGTGGAGTACGACCTGCCGGGCATCAGCCAGATCCAGGTGAATGCCAAGATCGACATGACCTTCGCCCTGGCTCTGCGGGCCATCCTGCGCCAGGATCCGGACATCATCATGATCGGCGAAATCCGTGATCTCGAAACCGCACAAATCGCCGTGCAGGCCTCGCTCACCGGGCACCTGGTGCTTGCCACGTTGCACACCAACGACGCAGTGTCGGCGGTCAATCGCCTGATCGACATGGGTGTCGAACCGTTCCTGCTGGCCTCGTCCTTGCTCGGTGTATTGGCCCAGCGTCTGGTGCGGCGCCTGTGCCCGCACTGCAAGCAGCAAGACCCGGCCGCTCCCGGTACGTGGCGGCCGGTGGGGTGCAAGCAGTGCAATCAGGTCGGTTACAGCGGGCGTACCGGCATTCATGAGCTGTTCTGCATCGACGATAATCTGCGAGGGTTGATTCACCAGGGTGCCGGCGAGCAAGACCTGCGCGTCGCTGCCCGCCACGCCGGGATGTTCAGCCTGCGTGAGGATGGTGAGCGCTGGGTCCGCAGCGGCGCCACCTCACCGGAAGAAATCCTGCGCGTAACACGGGACGCCTGA
- the gspM gene encoding type II secretion system protein GspM: MSKRALATYQRLRDQSRAFWTGLAGRERRLLGGGGAVLAGLLAWLLLIEPALNKIDYWEAETPKLRTQAETLQVLLQDVSPGTGVRTGQRLETALRQALDNGGLQGRYQLHRVESGSWRLTFEAAPADAVVSWLLVNPRAFSLEVSEARLQRAGDVVENPAGSLSGTVRMDQAPGAKEAS; this comes from the coding sequence ATGAGTAAGCGCGCCCTGGCCACGTATCAGCGGTTGCGGGACCAGTCTCGGGCGTTCTGGACGGGTTTGGCGGGGCGTGAAAGACGCCTGCTGGGCGGGGGCGGCGCGGTACTGGCGGGTCTGCTCGCATGGCTGCTGTTGATCGAGCCGGCCTTGAACAAAATCGACTACTGGGAGGCTGAAACACCGAAGCTGCGCACCCAGGCCGAGACGTTGCAGGTGCTGTTGCAGGACGTCAGCCCGGGCACGGGCGTGCGCACCGGGCAACGCCTTGAGACGGCGTTGCGTCAGGCGCTCGACAATGGCGGCCTGCAAGGCCGCTATCAGTTACACAGGGTGGAATCCGGCAGTTGGCGCCTGACCTTTGAGGCGGCCCCGGCAGATGCCGTGGTGAGCTGGTTGCTGGTCAACCCGCGTGCATTTTCCCTGGAGGTGTCCGAGGCGCGGTTGCAACGTGCCGGCGATGTCGTTGAAAACCCGGCTGGCAGCTTGTCCGGGACCGTTCGCATGGATCAGGCGCCTGGCGCTAAGGAAGCTTCATGA
- the gspL gene encoding type II secretion system protein GspL — translation MTRLRIALPPLEQLSVDSLVQFAWLDRAGQVSREGQASLVALGQTHKTLTAECFLHPRDSLLASLQLPQLSPAKVAAAVACAAQALILGPLEQMQVAHGPRESDGQVQVGWLAKIRLEHLQRVLAQAHINLRGLYPAPYALPVPPAGRLTAACVEGHLLIRQSLQQAALHPLGEQALQALLSAGTDLLPVEVGAPQHWQGPVPNWGLHARLKRTGAGSAGWGRALGLSAVAVAVWALGLNLYAARQVNEGQQLKARMVAQVKQAFPELPVILNPLQQARQQLAARQSATADGGQRFSNLLQLAGSNMPFMVGSVETLSFEQGRLQLNLLADSRSPAVEGEWQTALAQAGFTARHDAQSWTLEPLTEPADSTSNTTADDE, via the coding sequence ATGACACGCCTGCGGATTGCCTTGCCACCCTTGGAACAACTGAGCGTCGATAGCCTGGTGCAATTTGCCTGGCTGGACCGCGCCGGCCAGGTCAGTCGTGAAGGCCAGGCCAGTCTCGTAGCGTTGGGCCAGACCCATAAAACGTTGACGGCAGAATGCTTCCTGCACCCTCGGGACAGCCTGCTTGCCAGCCTGCAATTGCCGCAACTGTCCCCGGCCAAGGTCGCAGCCGCCGTGGCCTGTGCGGCCCAGGCGTTGATCCTTGGCCCGCTGGAGCAGATGCAAGTCGCCCACGGTCCCCGTGAAAGCGACGGCCAGGTCCAAGTAGGCTGGCTGGCTAAAATCCGCCTGGAACATTTGCAACGGGTCTTGGCCCAGGCGCATATCAATCTGCGCGGTCTGTATCCGGCGCCCTATGCTTTGCCCGTACCGCCTGCGGGGCGGTTGACGGCAGCCTGTGTCGAAGGGCATTTGTTGATCCGCCAAAGCCTGCAGCAGGCGGCGTTGCATCCTTTGGGCGAGCAAGCGTTGCAAGCGTTGCTGAGCGCCGGCACTGATCTGCTGCCGGTCGAAGTGGGCGCCCCTCAACATTGGCAGGGACCCGTGCCGAACTGGGGCTTGCACGCTCGGCTCAAGCGCACGGGCGCCGGCAGCGCCGGTTGGGGCCGCGCGCTGGGACTATCGGCAGTGGCCGTGGCGGTCTGGGCCCTGGGCCTGAACCTGTACGCCGCGCGTCAGGTCAACGAAGGCCAGCAGCTCAAGGCGCGGATGGTGGCTCAGGTCAAACAGGCATTTCCCGAATTGCCGGTGATCCTTAACCCGCTGCAGCAGGCTCGTCAACAATTGGCCGCTCGCCAAAGCGCCACCGCCGATGGCGGCCAGCGTTTCAGCAACCTGTTGCAACTGGCGGGCAGCAACATGCCGTTCATGGTCGGCAGCGTTGAAACCTTGAGTTTCGAACAAGGCCGTCTGCAGCTGAATCTGCTGGCAGACAGTCGCAGCCCGGCGGTCGAAGGCGAGTGGCAAACCGCGCTCGCCCAAGCCGGTTTCACGGCGCGTCATGATGCACAGAGCTGGACCCTCGAGCCGCTCACCGAGCCGGCCGACAGCACCTCGAATACGACGGCCGACGATGAGTAA